The genomic segment CAAGATAACGACCAAGCCCCTGATTGAGATAATTTGCCATGGAAACCTGATAAAGTACCTGCAGGGTATGCTCTCGTTTTCTCCTTTGACTAACATCCGTATGACTGCCAATGATCTGTAAGAGTTCACCATCTTGCCACACACCCAGGGCCCTGCTCTGTAGCCAACAATAGTGACCATCTCTGTGCAAAATTCGATATTGAATATCATAACTTGGAGAGTCGGGAGAGAGAGAACGGTTTGTCTCCACAACCTGAACATAATCTTCAGGATGAACAAGATCCCACCAGGCCTCAATTGAAGAATTAAAATCAATCTCTTCATAACCAATCATCTTCTTAGCTTTCGCTGAGATAAAAAGGCTCTCATCCACAAGGTTCCACTCCCAAAAACCATGAATGCCCACATCAACAATCCGTTTATACTGATCTTTTTCCTGTTGAAGGCATCCTATCTGCTCTTGGTAAGCAGTTGTCTCAACAATCGTTTCCATATAGCCATAGATATCACCCTGCGAAGAACGTAATATTTTAGCCGTTACTTCAAGGGTCTTCACCCTATCCAAAAATTCTACAGAGCGCAGGGCAGTAACAACATCGTCTTGAGAAAAGATTTGCTCATAGTGCTCAAAAAATTCTTCCTGCACCTCTGGAGAACTATCAAGAAAATCAATGAGAAGGGGCTTACCTGTGGGAGAAATAGCTGAACGATATATCTCAGGTCCCTCCTGTAAAACCTCCTGTCGGGAAACCCCTGTCAAAGCTTCCAGGGCTGCATTCCAAACGCGTACCTTTTTCTGTCGATCCGTCACCATAACTGCAAAGGGCAGGGCCTCAAGAGTGGCAAGAAAACACGTCGCCTCATTCTTACGCCGATAACAATTAAAAAGGACAAAGAAAAGTATGACAAGAGAAAAAGCCAGGGGGATGAGCAAGAGAAAATAAACATACTGCTCATCAATCCATGCCCTCAAATTAAAAAATGGCAAGCTACGTCTACCGACAGAGACAAAGACATAGTGTTGATCGCCAAGGGCTAATAACTGCCAACTAAGCCCATAGATGCAATCGTCGTCCTGCACAAGACGTACATCAGTACCTTCCATAGAGTTGGCAAAATCAGCCCCACCAAAGACAGGATATTTATCTATAAGAGTACGTAAAAATGGCCTGCCAACATCCTCTTTATCTGCGGATAAAAGGATTCGCCCAGACCTTGTCAATAAATATTTAGAGAGGATCAGGTTATCAGAAATATCGGTGCCAAACCTCTTATGCAATCTCCGCCAACTCAATTCGCTGAGGACATAGCCCCCGTCTGGGAATGAGGATTGGGTCACCATATATGGCCTGGATTTAGAGTTCGCCTCGGGCAATCGGAGCACATAGGAAGAATTTGTCTCAGGAACAATTTTAGCGGAGTACAATCCCCCAATAACAGCGCGAATGCCCTCTATATCGGCCTGAGAAAAATAGCTGTATTTCGTCGACTTATAGGCCCAGACGGTGGGATATCTCCCTGGATCCCTCCTGTCAGAGGCCATCAAGGATTGCTGAGAGAGACGAGCCTCAATCTGATACTGCTGCAGGAGCTGTTGCAGGCTGGTAGCGGAGGCATTTGTCGCCTCCCGTAAAGAATTTTTGGTGGCCTGACTAGCTAAATCCTTCTGTTGCTGTATGTAGGCGCGATCAAAAAAGCAGTAGGCAAGAATAAAAAAACAGCCTAGCAGACCTAAGGCAAACAAACGAAATATACATCTTGTTGACATCATAAATATTTAGAAAAGAGGACCAGAAAGAGTAACTACTTGAAGATCAGTATCCTGGGAAAGATTCACCCACTCATCACCTGCCACATCCATATCAGCTATACTATCAATTTTCATTTTCAGATATCTGCCATGCCCCTCGGCA from the Desulfotalea psychrophila LSv54 genome contains:
- a CDS encoding bifunctional diguanylate cyclase/phosphodiesterase, yielding MMSTRCIFRLFALGLLGCFFILAYCFFDRAYIQQQKDLASQATKNSLREATNASATSLQQLLQQYQIEARLSQQSLMASDRRDPGRYPTVWAYKSTKYSYFSQADIEGIRAVIGGLYSAKIVPETNSSYVLRLPEANSKSRPYMVTQSSFPDGGYVLSELSWRRLHKRFGTDISDNLILSKYLLTRSGRILLSADKEDVGRPFLRTLIDKYPVFGGADFANSMEGTDVRLVQDDDCIYGLSWQLLALGDQHYVFVSVGRRSLPFFNLRAWIDEQYVYFLLLIPLAFSLVILFFVLFNCYRRKNEATCFLATLEALPFAVMVTDRQKKVRVWNAALEALTGVSRQEVLQEGPEIYRSAISPTGKPLLIDFLDSSPEVQEEFFEHYEQIFSQDDVVTALRSVEFLDRVKTLEVTAKILRSSQGDIYGYMETIVETTAYQEQIGCLQQEKDQYKRIVDVGIHGFWEWNLVDESLFISAKAKKMIGYEEIDFNSSIEAWWDLVHPEDYVQVVETNRSLSPDSPSYDIQYRILHRDGHYCWLQSRALGVWQDGELLQIIGSHTDVSQRRKREHTLQVLYQVSMANYLNQGLGRYLEAVHEAIASYSQVNNFYVALWRHEEKAFEFVYYRDERESERVQAQYRINSEDFASIPGLSGYVMRRGSSQIFSINDVEMKTCIGVVPASWLGVPLMLGNVPIGIFAIQDYQQENAFDRDDVYLLEAVAEQVVRAIERDQVYERLLHQANHDNLTGLVNRQYFLDWGEKLFNPTDGERRRHALLMLDLNRFKQINDSLGHNVGDRVLVEVVVKIRSQLRELDLLARLGGDEFAIILEDIVSPAKVVKLVASIIKSVEAGVEIDGRTILTGVSVGLVMDICQYDNIHDVLRYADIAMYEAKYNSPKYFRVFNQKLHSRVRKTIEIEQILTNEFDPEELVVQYQPIIDLEQRRLAGFEALVRWQNPRLGYLFPDQFLPVAEEIGIISKIDEAVLELTCANIAQWRQQTTALDHIRVSVNLSQNELVDLNLAQRIIKTVERYGLKPSDLAIEVTESALMSNVRFGKRILMDLRESGIGIHIDDFGTGYSSFGHLADLPFDVLKVDKSFLLQAHESVQRMTVLEALVRMSKSLEIPVVVEGVEEREHLDLVCALGCRYGQGYHFAKPIDRDKVVDFAETFSFA